A section of the Pseudophryne corroboree isolate aPseCor3 chromosome 11, aPseCor3.hap2, whole genome shotgun sequence genome encodes:
- the LOC134968808 gene encoding protein kinase C delta type-like, which yields MSLKKRKRPNNNGSAIKELAAPSKRKKEEDECEEKGDVFKTVTSGDIQVHEENQSSEIASKTLQNKRKRESSDESPSMRKVRKTSSGKTEAMLKKVANKRSSDKTEDSGPCKKKKEEEHHDSPGEGPSVPIIPQASGRRGIKRTHTSEETGHKKKRSADASGISVASTPETSAASHHLASLTFHRILGEGGFGKVFLASHTISKQRLAVKVIEKSKVVNSIKKYSMCVEKEVVKITGESALFPHTYAAFHTPGHVFFVMEYLSGGDLFQLLQSRGPFDVPTIRFFAAEILCGLQFLHTRGIVHRDIKTENILLDAAGHVKIADFGLSVMNVHGEKKISGQTGTLNYMAPEVICNFPYNFMVDLFSFGVVLFEMATGLYPFHAGNDSTKIALSIMHDAPSYPSNLHPEIRDLLERLLCKEPEERLNRCSNITCHPFFKSINWEKLEAGRITPPFTMYPAPGTMAEAIPMDDLLSPTESAISAEDESLFTGFSFTSDMWTTMNCVRQTTSRCIIL from the coding sequence ATGAGTCTAAAAAAGAGAAAGCGACCAAATAACAACGGGTCTGCTATAAAGGAGCTAGCGGCTCCTAGcaagaggaagaaggaggaggatgaATGTGAGGAGAAAGGCGATGTTTTCAAAACCGTAACATCAGGAGACATTCAGGTGCATGAGGAGAACCAGTCATCTGAGATAGCATCAAAGACTCttcaaaataagagaaaaagagagtCATCAGATGAGTCCCCAAGTATGAGGAAGGTGAGAAAGACCAGCAGCGGCAAAACTGAGGCCATGCTTAAGAAAGTGGCCAATAAAAGATCCTCAGACAAGACAGAGGACAGTGGACCGtgtaagaaaaagaaagaggaggaACATCATGACAGTCCAGGCGAGGGACCCAGCGTGCCCATCATACCCCAGGCATCTGGACGGAGGGGCATAAAGAGAACTCACACAAGTGAGGAAACTGGCCACAAAAAGAAGAGATCAGCAGATGCAAGTGGGATATCTGTAGCCAGTACCCCAGAGACATCAGCTGCGTCTCACCATCTGGCCAGTTTGACCTTCCACAGAATACTTGGAGAGGGCGGCTTCGGGAAGGTGTTCCTAGCTTCCCATACCATCAGCAAACAGCGTCTGGCCGTGAAAGTCATAGAAAAGAGCAAAGTAGTGAACAGCATTAAGAAATACTCCATGTGTGTAGAGAAAGAGGTGGTGAAAATAACTGGGGAGAGTGCACTCTTTCCGCACACATATGCTGCCTTCCACACACCAGGCCATGTATTCTTTGTAATGGAGTACCTGAGTGGTGGAGACCTCTTCCAATTATTACAGAGCAGAGGCCCATTTGATGTTCCTACCATCAGATTTTTTGCAGCAGAAATACTCTGTGGGCTGCAGTTCCTGCACACAAGAGGCATTGTCCACAGGGACATTAAGACAGAAAATATACTTCTGGATGCAGCTGGCCATGTGAAAATTGCAGATTTTGGCCTCTCTGTGATGAATGTCCATGGCGAGAAGAAAATCTCAGGACAAACTGGGACTCTGAATTACATGGCTCCAGAGGTTATCTGTAATTTCCCATATAACTTCATGGTAGACCTCTTTTCATTCGGGGTAGTATTATTTGAAATGGCTACTGGATTATACCCCTTTCATGCTGGCAATGATTCCACCAAGATTGCACTGTCTATCATGCATGATGCTCCAAGCTATCCGAGCAATCTCCATCCAGAGATTAGGGATCTCCTTGAAAGACTCTTATGCAAAGAACCAGAGGAGAGACTGAATCGCTGTAGTAACATCACATGTCATCCATTCTTCAAGTCCATAAACTGGGAGAAACTAGAGGCCGGCAGGATAACTCCCCCATTTACCATGTATCCTGCCCCAGGGACAATGGCTGAAGCTATACCAATGGATGACCTGCTCTCACctacagaatctgcaatatctgcagaGGATGAGAGCTTGTTCACAGGATTCTCCTTTACCAGTGACATGTGGACAACAATGAACTGCGTAAGACAAACTACCAGCCGCTGCATCATCCTCTAG